Genomic segment of Populus nigra chromosome 6, ddPopNigr1.1, whole genome shotgun sequence:
AAAGCAATTTGAGCATTTGGTATAACACAAGCATTCATTAAAAGCAAGATGCTACTTCAAGTCAGCTTTGCCCATAATATCGACACacgtattattttaaaactgcATTGGAAATTTGAAGGGCACTCTAATTGAACCAAGACTTGCAAAGGAGAAACACTGCAGAAAAGAATGTTAATCACCTTTACTACTTGTCTGGCAGCAAGTTCAGCTGGTAAACCATGACAAGATTTTGCTGCCATTTCTGAGGATAGAGCATCCCATATGCCATCAGAAGCAATTATAAGCCTCCCACCTGCATTTGATAGCTTTATATGGAATGGAGCAAATTAGAGTTCATGCTAAGGGACAGCACAGACATTAAATATTACTGTACAGGTTTTGCTTTcggagaaagaaaataattaaaagagtaCAATACATCAACAACTAAAAAATACTTAGTAGAAGTAAACTGAAATGATTCttactttcacttgtttgacaAATGGAACAGGAACTATAAACTCTCCAACATCCATGTCTCCAATTGACCTAGAAAGGCATAAACCTCCAGGCCAACAGCGAAGTGGACCGATCTGTAGCGTTTAAAGGTttagcaaaatatatatacagatATACCAAAATTATCATCGCCTGAAAGAACATTCATTTAAATGACAAGCAGTGAGACTTTAACAGTTGTAATAAGAATAGCGTGCAAAATCTAAAAGCACCTCACCTCAACACCACCAACAGTGCTAAGCCTTCCAACTACCCCACCACTTGCAGTCACCCTTTTCCTCCTGCAGATATTGTAGAATAGATTATACTTCTGTCAAATATTTAGAATGAATAAGGTCTTGAGAATAGACACATACTCCTCCACGTTCTCTTGAAGTCTGTGATCAACAGTTAAGGAGAAAACAGCACCACCCTGAGCATCTAAAATACAACGCGAGTCCCCAACAGAAGCAACAGTAACAGTCCATCTATCAACTATTACAAACGTTGCTGTGGTACCCGATGTTTCTCCTGAAGAAAGGCACAGCATAGATTTAAACAGAAATTATCAGAGTTACCTAAGTGCACAAAATGGAAACctagaaaggataaaaaaaaactgaaggatCGGGGTAAATAATCCCATGCCTCTGCTCTGGAACTCCTTATCAGTCTTCACAAATCCAGCAACTAAAGCACGGGGTAAAGCCTGAAGCCACTCCTCCCGTCCAAGATCACGAGGAATAGCACCCAAAATATGATTCAACAAATTCTCCCTTGTATATATTGCTGCAGCATTTCCATTGTGCCCATCGAAGATCTGACAGTTAGGAGAGAACAAAGACCATCTTATCGAACAAGAAAGATATAGCAGTAGAAAACACATTCAGGTCTTACAGATACTTTGTTTGTTTCTGAACTCTGTTAAAGCAGATCATTCAAAGTTTTCCACTTTACATACATCACTATAACAGGGACTGGAAAAGGGAAAGTTGTTAAGTTTGAAGCAACCATTGCCCTTGGTCAACAACAGAATAAAACTCTTTGGAATATTAGATCATTAatcaaatagataaaataacaaatgaaaaccCCAACTCCAAAACTTCTTCTAAAGTTGGTTTTACAGAGAAATCAGCACTGAAAAGTAGACAGCATAGAAATATATCACCCAACCCAAAGTTTGGTGCACCGTGTCCTCATACCCACGACAGTGCAAAAGAAACTGCATTCGCCAAGGATTGAAGCAGAGCCTGTTAGTGCATATAGGCAATTTGGTCAATGACCCGATATCCtcacttaacaaaaaaatacaaagtatacttgttaattattttttataaaatatatttatttattatattttatgaaataaaaattacccCACTTAACAAAAAGTTCCAAATAAAAATTGCTTAAGACTCTATTTGTcgaatatacataaaaaaaaatatttcttaaatattttaaaatatctcgtttataattttttatcctcttATTGACTTTAAGCCGCCTCTATATTGAAGATATGATAGGAGttgaaagaataagaataagaattacCGCAAACACAGAAAATGTTGATGACGAATTCCCTGGTAACCGCTGACAATCCATCTTAATCAGGAAATAATCCTCCCCTTTCCTAGACTGGGCTGCATGACCATATTTGACAATTGGCTTCTCCATCTTCTCGATCCTCATTTCTCTGCTGATCAAAGCAGCAAGAGGCACAAGATTATCACGCCGACGCCTCTCTTCTCCAGAAGCCATTATCTTCCACTCCAAAATCTTAACCACCGGAGTCTGGACCTCAGACCTTCAAGTTACTGGTTTCTTCTGTCTCAAGAGCATATCAAACCCCAAAAATCGAAGTGCTTATGGTTATATCCGGTGCAATCCAACTTAAACATAGCTTCCTTGATATCAATGGTTCTCCTAGAATATATCAAACCCGCCAACCCCGTTCGCATGAAAATTCCAGAACTCAACActggaattaaaaaatttcaatcaacCGCCAATTTTTGTAACTTGATCTACAGTCATCAGTCAGAGAATAATAGCAAGTTTTAAACTAAGATCAAGCAGAAAATGAACACATCTAAACTAAGCATGCAGTTTAAGGAAGTTGCATTTGTAGTGAACAACCAGCATAACAAAAATAACCATAATCTACAATTAGAAGACCAAAAGCTCTACTGTAAACCTTAAATAGTTAAAACAGTTAAGCAGCAAAAGTGAGCCTAGCTAAAACCGTATGTAACATTGGATTCATAATCTGTTAAAACATAAGCTGCCAGCTCTAGTAAGAGAATGTGAAATTCCAGGAAGAAGCAAGAATGTCTGGTTTGTGTTTCTTAGCAGAGAGA
This window contains:
- the LOC133697824 gene encoding probable protein phosphatase 2C 15 isoform X3, whose amino-acid sequence is MRTRCTKLWIFDGHNGNAAAIYTRENLLNHILGAIPRDLGREEWLQALPRALVAGFVKTDKEFQSRGETSGTTATFVIVDRWTVTVASVGDSRCILDAQGGAVFSLTVDHRLQENVEERKRVTASGGVVGRLSTVGGVEIGPLRCWPGGLCLSRSIGDMDVGEFIVPVPFVKQVKLSNAGGRLIIASDGIWDALSSEMAAKSCHGLPAELAARQVVKEALRTRGLKDDTTCVVVDIIPPDNSIPPSTPPKKQNKLRALLFRKKSHFSASKLSKKLSAIGIVEELFEEGSAMLAERLGNGDSTSQSTSGLFTCVVCQIDLAPSEGISVHAGSIFSTSSKPWQGPFLCADCRNKKDAMEGKRPSGVRVA
- the LOC133697824 gene encoding probable protein phosphatase 2C 15 isoform X2 yields the protein MASGEERRRRDNLVPLAALISREMRIEKMEKPIVKYGHAAQSRKGEDYFLIKMDCQRLPGNSSSTFSVFAIFDGHNGNAAAIYTRENLLNHILGAIPRDLGREEWLQALPRALVAGFVKTDKEFQSRGETSGTTATFVIVDRWTVTVASVGDSRCILDAQGGAVFSLTVDHRLQENVEERKRVTASGGVVGRLSTVGGVEIGPLRCWPGGLCLSRSIGDMDVGEFIVPVPFVKQVKLSNAGGRLIIASDGIWDALSSEMAAKSCHGLPAELAARQVVKEALRTRGLKDDTTCVVVDIIPPDNSIPPSTPPKKQNKLRALLFRKKSHFSASKLSKKLSAIGIVEELFEEGSAMLAERLGNGDSTSQSTSGLFTCVVCQIDLAPSEGISVHAGSIFSTSSKPWQGPFLCADCRNKKDAMEGKRPSGVRVA
- the LOC133697824 gene encoding probable protein phosphatase 2C 15 isoform X1, which produces MASGEERRRRDNLVPLAALISREMRIEKMEKPIVKYGHAAQSRKGEDYFLIKMDCQRLPGNSSSTFSVFAALLQSLANAVSFALSWIFDGHNGNAAAIYTRENLLNHILGAIPRDLGREEWLQALPRALVAGFVKTDKEFQSRGETSGTTATFVIVDRWTVTVASVGDSRCILDAQGGAVFSLTVDHRLQENVEERKRVTASGGVVGRLSTVGGVEIGPLRCWPGGLCLSRSIGDMDVGEFIVPVPFVKQVKLSNAGGRLIIASDGIWDALSSEMAAKSCHGLPAELAARQVVKEALRTRGLKDDTTCVVVDIIPPDNSIPPSTPPKKQNKLRALLFRKKSHFSASKLSKKLSAIGIVEELFEEGSAMLAERLGNGDSTSQSTSGLFTCVVCQIDLAPSEGISVHAGSIFSTSSKPWQGPFLCADCRNKKDAMEGKRPSGVRVA